The following coding sequences lie in one Pseudomonas sp. B33.4 genomic window:
- a CDS encoding LON peptidase substrate-binding domain-containing protein encodes MSLPLFPLNTVLFPGCNLDLQIFEARYLDMIGRCMKQGGGFGVVCILDGHEVGVAPEGFALVGCEARITDFQQQDNGLLGIRVQGGRRFTVLRTEVQRDQLILAEVEWLDDEPEQPLQDEDADLVALLKALAEHPMVEALNMGSEALGQQSLANQLAYLLPFAEEDKIDLLQLDDPQQRLDAIQALLDELQGELFA; translated from the coding sequence ATGAGTCTGCCGCTTTTTCCGCTGAACACAGTGCTGTTTCCCGGCTGCAACCTCGACTTGCAGATCTTCGAGGCGCGCTACCTCGACATGATCGGCCGCTGCATGAAACAGGGCGGCGGATTCGGTGTGGTGTGCATTCTCGATGGCCATGAAGTCGGCGTCGCGCCAGAAGGATTCGCTCTGGTCGGCTGCGAAGCACGCATCACTGATTTTCAGCAGCAGGACAACGGCTTGTTGGGGATTCGGGTACAAGGCGGACGGCGGTTCACGGTATTGCGTACCGAGGTGCAGCGCGATCAGTTGATCCTCGCTGAAGTCGAGTGGCTGGATGACGAGCCCGAGCAACCGCTGCAGGACGAAGACGCCGACTTGGTGGCGCTGCTCAAGGCATTGGCCGAACACCCGATGGTTGAGGCGCTGAACATGGGCAGCGAAGCGCTGGGTCAGCAATCGCTGGCCAATCAGCTGGCCTATCTGCTGCCATTCGCCGAAGAGGACAAGATCGACTTGCTGCAACTTGACGATCCCCAGCAGCGACTGGATGCGATCCAGGCGCTGCTCGACGAGTTACAGGGTGAACTGTTTGCCTAG